One stretch of Bacillus marinisedimentorum DNA includes these proteins:
- a CDS encoding M48 family metallopeptidase: MERHQIQYGNKTIDFSLQRKNVKNVNLNIKPDMTVEVSASKEVPLNFIYDFVKSKGSWIIKHVKNFEDVQSYKQSEREYVSGESFKYLGKQYRLRVQETEEEESVKYFRGFIYLYVKDAGDYSRKAKLMEDWYREKARSAFGKSLDKMHPLVEKYGVEKPAIDMRTMKARWGSALVDKKTVLLNTDLIKAPKFCIDYVVLHELIHFKFNDHSESFYKMLYALMPDWERRKAILDEEVVREL; the protein is encoded by the coding sequence ATGGAAAGACACCAGATTCAATACGGAAACAAAACGATCGACTTCTCCCTGCAGCGGAAAAACGTCAAGAACGTGAACCTCAACATAAAGCCGGACATGACCGTTGAAGTGTCCGCCAGCAAAGAGGTCCCACTGAACTTTATATACGATTTTGTGAAAAGCAAAGGCTCCTGGATCATCAAACACGTGAAGAACTTCGAGGACGTCCAGTCCTACAAACAAAGTGAGCGGGAGTATGTGAGCGGCGAATCGTTCAAATACCTCGGGAAGCAATACCGGCTTCGCGTGCAGGAGACGGAGGAAGAGGAATCGGTTAAGTACTTCCGCGGTTTTATTTACCTTTATGTGAAGGATGCAGGGGATTACAGCCGGAAGGCGAAGCTGATGGAGGATTGGTACAGGGAAAAGGCCCGGAGTGCTTTTGGAAAGTCCCTGGATAAGATGCATCCGCTTGTCGAGAAATATGGGGTTGAAAAGCCTGCGATTGATATGCGCACGATGAAAGCGCGCTGGGGCTCGGCCCTGGTGGACAAGAAGACGGTGCTCTTGAATACGGATTTGATCAAGGCACCGAAGTTTTGCATTGATTATGTTGTGCTGCATGAGCTGATTCATTTTAAGTTTAATGATCATAGCGAGAGTTTTTATAAGATGCTGTATGCGCTGATGCCGGATTGGGAGAGGCGGAAGGCGATTTTGGATGAAGAGGTTGTGCGGGAGTTGTGA
- a CDS encoding SDR family oxidoreductase, with protein MKVLVVGANGQIGKHLVSFIQDNDRLEARAMIRNPEQASFFEKLGAETVVVDLEDDIETIAKAAEGVDAIVFTAGSGPHTGKDKTIMIDLDGAVKTIEAAKAAGVSRFIMISSFDTRREAILAASSSFAPYVVAKFYADEWLRRTDLDYTIIHPGGLTNDEGTGQVTAAPEVNRDKIPREDVARVIVACLENDTTIGKEFQVVKGSKPVEEAIKAL; from the coding sequence ATGAAAGTTTTAGTTGTCGGAGCAAATGGCCAGATCGGAAAGCACCTCGTTTCTTTCATACAGGACAATGACCGCCTGGAAGCAAGGGCGATGATACGCAACCCGGAACAGGCTTCCTTTTTTGAAAAGCTGGGCGCTGAAACCGTTGTAGTGGACCTGGAAGATGATATTGAGACGATTGCAAAAGCGGCAGAAGGAGTCGACGCAATTGTATTCACAGCCGGGTCCGGTCCCCACACCGGAAAAGATAAAACGATTATGATTGATTTGGATGGTGCTGTGAAGACAATCGAAGCTGCTAAAGCTGCAGGTGTGAGTCGGTTTATCATGATCAGTTCTTTTGACACGAGGCGTGAAGCCATCCTGGCCGCTTCCTCCTCTTTTGCGCCATATGTCGTCGCTAAATTTTATGCAGACGAATGGCTGAGGCGCACGGATCTGGACTATACGATTATCCATCCAGGCGGGCTCACAAACGATGAGGGAACCGGCCAGGTAACGGCTGCTCCTGAAGTGAATCGGGATAAAATCCCTAGAGAGGACGTTGCACGCGTCATTGTCGCCTGCCTGGAAAATGACACGACAATCGGGAAGGAGTTTCAAGTTGTGAAGGGGTCGAAGCCGGTTGAGGAAGCGATAAAGGCTCTTTGA
- a CDS encoding PhoX family protein: MDRRRFLTYVGSGTAALVAASSGLDALTGKANAMEANHLMYGKPEGQGKPLTAPFKPVSRSWENELVLPNGYHYNIIASYGDVINSKGDKFGDSADLTVYLPIDALEGGNHSEEGLIWINHEFPEPENYMKMLGINLDTFDVSNLKNYPQLLKMEKEAVGGSVIHVRKEQGKWKMVKDDEYNRRVDATTPIKLTGPAAGSSAVKGAKQVEGTLGNCSGGLTLWNTVLSCEENTFYGEDYGWPDFTDEHYGWVVEVDPFDPKKPVRKHTALGRFAHENTAMGLTKDGKVVVYMGDDKRDEFFFKFVSDKKFNKTNREANFDILEKGTLYAADLGKQKWIALDYNTNEKLQNYEKGGETFFKSQADVLTFAREAARAAGATPLDRPEDVEIHPKDGSVFLSLTNNSNHGNFYGQIVRFVPSGNDHGSEYFTFQIFVAGGRESGITCPDNLHFDSNGNLWVVEDFSATEDNVYSDYKNCGVFMIPTDGKNYGEPFQFASGPKGCEVTGPWLTPDERTLFLDVQHPETWNSYPGQNFGRSCLVAVQGGTFR, from the coding sequence TTGGATCGTCGCAGGTTTTTGACATATGTGGGGAGTGGAACAGCAGCGCTTGTGGCAGCATCTTCGGGATTGGATGCATTAACCGGCAAGGCAAATGCGATGGAGGCAAATCATTTGATGTACGGTAAGCCGGAGGGCCAGGGCAAGCCGTTGACAGCGCCGTTTAAGCCAGTGAGCCGCAGCTGGGAAAATGAACTGGTTCTCCCGAATGGATATCATTACAACATCATTGCTTCTTACGGGGATGTCATCAACTCGAAAGGGGACAAATTCGGGGACTCGGCAGACTTGACCGTGTATTTGCCAATTGATGCACTTGAAGGCGGAAATCACTCCGAAGAAGGGTTGATTTGGATCAATCATGAGTTCCCTGAACCGGAAAACTATATGAAAATGCTTGGCATCAATCTGGATACGTTTGACGTTTCCAACCTGAAAAACTACCCGCAACTGCTGAAAATGGAAAAAGAGGCGGTTGGCGGCTCTGTCATCCATGTGCGGAAGGAACAAGGCAAGTGGAAAATGGTCAAAGACGATGAATACAACAGGCGGGTTGATGCGACCACACCAATAAAATTGACAGGTCCGGCTGCTGGAAGCAGTGCGGTCAAAGGCGCAAAACAGGTGGAAGGGACGCTCGGGAACTGCAGCGGCGGGCTTACGCTCTGGAATACGGTTCTTTCCTGCGAAGAAAACACCTTCTACGGAGAAGACTATGGCTGGCCGGACTTTACAGATGAGCATTACGGCTGGGTCGTGGAAGTCGATCCGTTTGATCCGAAAAAACCTGTCCGCAAACATACTGCACTCGGGCGCTTTGCCCATGAAAACACGGCGATGGGATTGACGAAGGATGGAAAAGTCGTCGTGTATATGGGTGATGACAAACGTGATGAATTTTTCTTCAAATTTGTAAGCGATAAAAAGTTCAACAAAACGAACCGAGAAGCAAATTTCGATATTCTGGAAAAGGGAACATTGTATGCAGCCGATCTTGGAAAGCAGAAGTGGATCGCTCTTGATTACAATACGAATGAAAAACTGCAAAACTATGAAAAAGGCGGGGAAACGTTCTTCAAGTCACAGGCGGATGTCCTCACGTTTGCCCGCGAAGCGGCACGTGCAGCAGGTGCGACACCGCTTGACCGTCCGGAGGATGTTGAAATCCACCCGAAAGACGGCAGTGTATTCCTGTCACTTACAAATAACTCAAACCACGGAAACTTTTATGGACAGATCGTCCGCTTCGTGCCAAGCGGCAACGACCATGGAAGCGAATATTTCACATTCCAGATTTTCGTTGCAGGCGGACGTGAGAGCGGCATCACATGCCCGGACAACCTTCACTTTGACAGTAACGGAAACTTGTGGGTTGTGGAAGATTTCAGCGCAACGGAAGATAACGTCTATTCCGACTATAAAAATTGCGGCGTATTCATGATTCCGACTGACGGGAAAAATTACGGAGAACCGTTCCAATTTGCTTCCGGCCCAAAGGGATGCGAGGTTACCGGTCCATGGCTGACGCCTGATGAGCGCACGCTTTTCCTGGATGTGCAGCATCCGGAAACGTGGAACAGCTACCCGGGACAGAATTTCGGCCGTTCTTGCCTTGTGGCAGTCCAGGGCGGGACGTTCCGCTAA
- a CDS encoding twin-arginine translocase TatA/TatE family subunit, whose protein sequence is MLQNIGVPGLILILVIALIIFGPSKLPEIGRAFGSTLKEFKKSTRELVSDDQPVKDAPASEEEKEKEKVIQ, encoded by the coding sequence ATGCTGCAAAATATCGGAGTACCGGGGCTCATTCTCATACTTGTCATTGCCCTGATCATTTTCGGGCCCTCAAAGCTGCCTGAAATTGGCCGCGCATTCGGCTCAACTTTGAAAGAGTTCAAAAAGTCTACCCGTGAGCTGGTTTCCGACGACCAGCCGGTAAAGGATGCGCCTGCTTCAGAGGAAGAGAAAGAAAAAGAAAAAGTGATACAGTAA
- the tatC gene encoding twin-arginine translocase subunit TatC, with translation MESQDMHLIGHLEDLRKRIIITLATFIVLLILAFVYVKPIYQWLMGNLPVELAVIGPGEIVWIYLMLATVVAAAGTIPIAAHQLWIFIRPALTAEERAVSLAYIPALFILFVMGISFGYFFIFPIVFNFLLSLSEEMFTTLFTVEKYFRFLLHMTLPFGFLFEMPVVIMFLTSLGILNPYKLQQIRKYAYFALIVTAVLITPPDFLSDILVVVPLLLLYEVSILLSKMVYRRKNDRCQSLVE, from the coding sequence ATGGAAAGCCAAGATATGCATCTGATTGGTCATTTGGAAGACTTGCGTAAAAGGATTATCATCACGCTCGCCACATTTATCGTGCTGCTTATTCTTGCCTTCGTTTATGTTAAGCCGATCTATCAGTGGTTAATGGGGAATTTGCCGGTTGAGCTCGCGGTAATAGGGCCCGGTGAAATCGTATGGATTTATTTGATGCTCGCAACTGTTGTTGCCGCAGCTGGAACGATTCCAATAGCGGCCCACCAGCTATGGATTTTTATCAGGCCTGCTTTGACGGCTGAAGAAAGGGCAGTTTCGCTCGCCTACATTCCGGCTCTATTTATCCTATTTGTCATGGGAATCAGCTTCGGTTATTTTTTCATCTTCCCGATTGTGTTCAACTTTCTGTTGTCCCTATCCGAAGAAATGTTCACGACGCTCTTTACCGTGGAGAAGTACTTTCGCTTTTTACTTCACATGACCCTCCCATTCGGCTTTTTATTTGAGATGCCCGTCGTGATCATGTTCCTGACCAGCTTAGGGATCTTAAACCCATACAAGCTTCAGCAAATCAGAAAATACGCATACTTTGCACTAATCGTCACAGCCGTATTGATCACCCCGCCCGACTTCCTATCGGACATCCTGGTCGTCGTGCCACTGCTGCTGCTGTATGAAGTAAGCATCCTCCTATCAAAAATGGTCTATCGCCGAAAAAACGACAGGTGCCAGTCACTTGTCGAATAA
- the ilvA gene encoding threonine ammonia-lyase, translated as MVNLDKIEAARNRLADVIHQTPVESSRTYSQLAENDVYLKLENLQKTGSFKVRGAYNKIASLTEDEKGHGVIAASAGNHAQGVSLAATLAGIKSTIVMPEGAPLAKVQATKQYGSEVILHGDTFDEALEFALQQQRQTGAAFIHAFDDEAVIAGQGTIGLEILEQVPDADAVICPIGGGGLIAGVAAAVKSVNPAITVYGVQTEAYPGMVASLHEKKPVAASAFPTIADGIAVKHPGKLTYEITEQYVDDIVTVDELEIARTMLSLLERSKIIAEGSGAVSLAALIYQKLPIKHRKVVPIISGGNVDINFIPRIIEFGLAEAGRFVTLSTLVTDKPGFLRDILDIIAEQRANVISIQHHRIGMNVAPGQSEIELSLETRDQSHIEDIEKALKENGYHFAKKM; from the coding sequence ATGGTGAATCTGGATAAAATAGAAGCAGCAAGAAACAGGCTGGCTGATGTCATCCACCAAACACCTGTCGAATCATCGAGAACCTATTCCCAGCTCGCTGAAAACGATGTGTATCTAAAACTGGAAAACCTCCAGAAAACCGGCTCTTTTAAAGTGAGGGGAGCATATAACAAAATTGCATCGCTGACAGAGGACGAAAAGGGGCATGGAGTCATTGCCGCTTCTGCAGGAAATCATGCCCAGGGTGTATCCCTTGCGGCAACGTTGGCCGGTATCAAAAGCACGATTGTCATGCCGGAAGGAGCTCCGCTGGCAAAAGTGCAGGCAACAAAACAGTACGGATCAGAGGTCATTCTGCACGGGGACACATTTGATGAAGCGCTGGAATTTGCGCTCCAGCAGCAACGCCAAACCGGCGCAGCATTTATTCATGCGTTTGACGATGAAGCCGTCATTGCCGGACAGGGGACGATCGGGCTGGAAATACTGGAACAAGTGCCGGATGCCGATGCCGTCATCTGCCCGATCGGCGGGGGCGGATTGATTGCGGGTGTGGCGGCGGCTGTAAAATCTGTTAACCCCGCGATAACGGTTTATGGCGTGCAGACGGAAGCATATCCCGGCATGGTCGCGTCCCTCCATGAAAAGAAGCCGGTTGCCGCTTCAGCGTTTCCTACGATTGCGGATGGCATTGCTGTGAAACATCCGGGCAAACTCACGTATGAGATTACTGAACAGTATGTCGATGACATTGTGACAGTCGATGAACTGGAAATTGCACGGACTATGCTCTCCTTACTGGAAAGAAGCAAAATAATCGCAGAGGGATCAGGCGCTGTATCGCTGGCGGCCCTTATCTATCAAAAGCTTCCGATCAAGCACCGGAAAGTGGTGCCAATCATCAGCGGCGGGAACGTCGACATCAACTTCATTCCGCGGATTATTGAATTCGGGCTTGCCGAAGCTGGACGTTTCGTCACCCTCTCCACCCTTGTCACCGACAAACCCGGCTTTTTGCGTGATATCCTGGACATCATTGCGGAACAACGGGCAAATGTCATTTCAATCCAGCATCACCGGATCGGGATGAATGTAGCACCTGGACAGAGTGAGATTGAGCTGTCGCTAGAGACAAGGGACCAGTCCCATATTGAGGATATTGAAAAAGCATTGAAAGAAAACGGGTACCATTTTGCTAAAAAAATGTGA
- a CDS encoding class I SAM-dependent methyltransferase, whose product MKIVGDSSLNIKLLKQISSKPPLFAKGEPLFWNDPHISKQMLEAHLHPDWEAASKQHATIDQEVEWLTEYLNLQQRDRVLDLGCGPGLYSRRFHQKGLDVTGIDYSQNSIAYAKKDAEAKSFSIEYIYQDYLKIDYEEAFDAIFLIYYDIGALTNAERDLLLEKVHRALKPGGSFVFDVISSHPRNVKPLQSSFRIHETGFWRDGCHMELAETFHYPEEDTFLDQTIIVDEIGDTKLYRVWEHQYSEETIRPVLEEKGFKIESLWDGLAGNEISGDARALGIVARKDE is encoded by the coding sequence ATGAAAATAGTGGGTGATAGCAGTCTGAACATAAAGCTGTTAAAACAGATATCCTCCAAACCGCCTCTCTTTGCAAAAGGGGAGCCGCTATTCTGGAATGATCCCCATATTTCAAAGCAGATGCTGGAGGCGCATTTGCATCCTGATTGGGAAGCGGCGAGCAAGCAGCACGCAACAATCGATCAGGAAGTGGAATGGCTGACAGAATATCTGAACCTGCAGCAAAGGGACAGGGTGCTGGATTTAGGCTGCGGGCCGGGATTATACAGCAGGAGATTCCACCAGAAAGGGCTTGATGTGACCGGCATTGATTACTCGCAGAACTCCATTGCCTATGCGAAAAAGGATGCGGAGGCGAAAAGCTTTTCCATCGAGTATATTTATCAGGATTACCTCAAAATTGATTATGAGGAAGCGTTTGATGCAATCTTTTTAATCTATTATGATATCGGTGCTTTGACGAATGCGGAACGGGATTTATTGCTGGAAAAGGTGCATCGGGCTTTAAAGCCTGGCGGTTCATTTGTTTTCGATGTAATCAGCAGTCATCCCCGCAACGTGAAACCGCTACAGAGCAGCTTCCGTATCCATGAAACAGGATTTTGGAGAGACGGTTGCCATATGGAGCTGGCGGAAACGTTTCATTATCCGGAGGAAGATACATTTTTGGACCAGACGATTATCGTTGATGAGATTGGAGACACAAAGTTATATAGGGTTTGGGAACACCAGTATTCAGAAGAGACGATACGCCCTGTTTTGGAGGAAAAAGGATTTAAGATTGAGAGTCTTTGGGATGGCCTTGCCGGAAATGAAATTAGTGGAGACGCCAGGGCACTGGGTATTGTGGCAAGGAAAGACGAATGA
- a CDS encoding aminoglycoside phosphotransferase family protein: MADTKRLYEHISIDSDKVQRIFSDYDGQLHVKKIKPITTGMSTSNYEVLTNKGPSLLKIYPGSNNHSSKEISAYKYARTVIQVPDIHYSRSGTGLNENYAIFQFINGKTLDCYIKEQNEFPAAAAYEIGRMLGLLHNREYPLIALLDDRLEVKQAVMPFHQQYEFYLNGFTGKHLGEKFTAQLLDFVDSNRNMVKAIDEKNVFVHGDFNPSNILIDKKGSAWFIDFEYCYAGPPYSDIGKLLRARKQIKYDNEEVYKKFEAGYNSKAKEPLPAEWLTLSKIADIATMLALINRETIPAGWAEEIKNDCRAIMQQMEK; this comes from the coding sequence ATGGCCGATACAAAGAGGCTGTATGAACACATATCCATAGATTCAGATAAAGTGCAGCGTATTTTCAGCGATTATGATGGTCAACTGCACGTTAAAAAAATAAAACCGATTACGACTGGGATGAGCACAAGCAACTATGAAGTCTTAACGAATAAAGGACCCTCTTTATTAAAAATTTATCCGGGCAGCAATAATCACAGCAGCAAAGAAATTTCAGCATACAAATATGCCCGGACCGTCATTCAAGTGCCAGACATTCACTACTCCAGGTCCGGAACAGGTTTGAACGAAAATTACGCAATCTTCCAATTCATTAACGGCAAAACGTTGGATTGTTATATCAAAGAACAGAATGAATTCCCCGCAGCTGCTGCGTATGAAATCGGCAGAATGCTGGGCTTATTGCATAACCGCGAGTATCCCCTAATTGCTCTGCTTGATGATCGCTTGGAAGTTAAACAAGCGGTAATGCCTTTTCATCAACAGTATGAATTTTATCTGAACGGTTTTACAGGGAAACATTTGGGTGAAAAATTCACGGCGCAATTGCTGGATTTCGTCGATAGCAACCGCAATATGGTAAAAGCGATTGATGAGAAAAATGTTTTTGTGCACGGTGATTTCAACCCGTCTAATATATTGATCGACAAGAAGGGTTCGGCCTGGTTTATCGATTTCGAATATTGTTATGCAGGCCCTCCTTACAGCGATATCGGAAAATTATTACGAGCCAGAAAGCAGATAAAGTACGATAACGAGGAGGTATATAAAAAATTTGAAGCCGGCTATAACTCAAAAGCGAAAGAACCTCTGCCAGCGGAGTGGCTCACGCTGTCAAAAATTGCGGATATTGCGACGATGCTGGCACTCATAAACAGAGAAACAATACCAGCCGGATGGGCCGAAGAAATCAAAAATGACTGCCGGGCGATTATGCAGCAGATGGAAAAATAA
- a CDS encoding multicopper oxidase family protein, protein MKKYDRRTFLSRSLKGAAGLAAVSMIPFGISRFNDNGNMGTGMGNGPAVNSVNESALTGEIRLPIPPLLENKSKVPNKAEFHLNAQMGKTEFIQGKATETFGYNGDYLGPVIRVRKGDDVSIEVNNDLNEDTTVHWHGLEVSGEYDGGPHSIIKAGGTWNPRFTIDQPAATLWYHPHLMHKTGEHVYKGLAGLFYIDDDVSDSLNIPNEYGVNDVPLVIQDKKLDANGRFEYRLSMHDVMMGMQGGTILVNGAINPFLEVPKGKMRLRVLNGSNARIYELFLSSNQRFHQIASDGGLLENPVEMNGLLISPGERAEIVVDFSDYDEGETVELIHQGAEVMKFKVTEQNSKDHSLPATLAPIKKIDPYKAGKARKFVMQGMGRNVNINGKQMDMDRIDEYLDLNSTEIWEITTESGGMGGMMGGMAHPFHAHGAQFQLLERNGTPPPANEAGWKDTFLVYPRETIRVIATFKHPGLFMYHCHILEHEDAGMMGQFKVE, encoded by the coding sequence ATGAAGAAATATGATAGAAGAACATTCCTTTCTAGATCGTTAAAAGGAGCAGCCGGGTTAGCCGCTGTTTCAATGATCCCTTTTGGCATCAGCAGATTCAATGACAACGGGAACATGGGCACAGGCATGGGAAACGGACCTGCTGTCAATAGCGTGAATGAATCGGCATTGACCGGAGAAATCCGTTTACCAATCCCCCCATTATTAGAAAATAAAAGCAAAGTGCCGAATAAGGCCGAGTTCCACTTGAACGCACAGATGGGCAAGACAGAATTCATCCAGGGAAAAGCGACAGAAACGTTCGGATATAACGGCGACTATCTTGGTCCGGTGATCCGGGTGAGAAAAGGGGACGATGTTTCCATCGAGGTCAACAATGACCTGAATGAAGACACCACTGTCCACTGGCACGGTCTTGAGGTGAGCGGCGAATATGACGGCGGGCCGCACTCAATCATCAAGGCAGGCGGAACATGGAATCCGCGTTTCACCATCGACCAGCCCGCTGCCACACTCTGGTACCATCCGCACCTGATGCATAAAACAGGTGAACACGTTTATAAAGGCCTTGCCGGCTTGTTTTATATCGACGATGATGTCTCCGACAGCCTGAATATACCAAATGAATACGGAGTCAACGATGTCCCGCTCGTCATTCAGGATAAAAAACTCGATGCGAACGGACGCTTTGAATACCGATTAAGTATGCACGATGTCATGATGGGAATGCAGGGCGGAACCATCCTGGTCAACGGTGCCATCAACCCGTTCCTTGAAGTGCCGAAAGGAAAAATGCGCCTGCGGGTTTTAAACGGTTCAAACGCCAGGATCTATGAGCTATTCTTGAGCAGTAACCAGCGTTTTCATCAAATAGCCAGTGATGGCGGATTGCTTGAAAATCCGGTGGAAATGAACGGGCTGTTAATAAGCCCGGGAGAACGGGCTGAAATCGTTGTCGACTTCAGTGACTATGATGAAGGCGAAACGGTGGAATTGATCCATCAGGGGGCCGAAGTGATGAAGTTCAAAGTGACAGAACAAAACAGTAAGGATCACAGCCTTCCTGCCACACTGGCTCCAATTAAAAAAATTGATCCGTACAAAGCTGGCAAAGCGAGAAAATTTGTCATGCAGGGAATGGGCCGGAATGTCAACATCAACGGCAAACAAATGGATATGGACCGGATCGATGAGTACCTGGACCTGAATTCGACGGAAATCTGGGAAATCACAACCGAAAGCGGCGGAATGGGCGGCATGATGGGCGGGATGGCGCACCCTTTCCATGCCCACGGCGCCCAGTTCCAGCTGCTCGAACGCAACGGCACTCCGCCGCCGGCAAATGAAGCCGGCTGGAAGGATACATTTCTCGTTTATCCAAGGGAAACCATCAGGGTCATTGCCACTTTTAAGCATCCAGGATTGTTCATGTATCACTGCCACATTCTTGAGCATGAGGATGCGGGGATGATGGGACAGTTCAAGGTGGAGTAA